The following nucleotide sequence is from Pagrus major chromosome 16, Pma_NU_1.0.
taaatattttactaGGCTTTTAGAAATCATTTCTACAGATGGTATTATCCCTGTAAAGTTGATTAAAAGCCACTCTGCAGTGGTACATCCCAGACATAGCTGCAGTTTTATGATCTCGCGATAACTCCGTGGTGCACATATCACGTGACGTGGGCGGAGTATTTACCGCGGCTTCATTTCGGCAGACGTTTGTAACGGTAAGAAATGGATGCCTTTTTTGTTTACAAAGACTAATGAGTCAAAATGTACAGCAATTCCTCACGTAATTGCAGATTTGAAGTACGTGGGTACAAAACGAAAGTGAACGCAAGGCAACACAATGcaaaatattgttaaaatatGTGTGCAAAATCGTTTCTCTTTGAGTTGTAGCTGTGCACGTCGCCTCAATCCTTCCGTCAAGTTAGCTTAGCTCCGAGCTAGCGTTAGCTGTTTTTTGTCTATATTTCATTACTATTCTGTCCGAAGCGAACGGAAATTCGCCATTTGAATGGGCGTGTATTTATTAtagaaatgtcattttgtttttaatgtactCAGTCTTTAGTGTTTAATTGATTGACTGAAAAATCCTGGCGGGTTAACCTAACGCTAGCCTTGCGTCTGTCACTGCAGTCTGTCATCGGTTTGTCTTAGCCTGTTAAATTACATGATGCATTTTTTAGTGTGTGTACAACAGCAGTGTGTTCCTGTGCTACAGCTCCATGTGGTTGGGTCGGTGTCTGAAAGCATCAGCATCGAAATGTTTAAGATAGAGCAAGTCATTGTTGGGGGTGAGAAGAGATCCACCTCAGCGGAGATCAAGTCTGAGCCCCCGGTCGTCCCTCTGCAGTCCTGTAAGCTGATTTTTCTGTGCATGATTCATGTGTGAACTGATGGTTTACTGTCAAAGTGGAAAGGCTTTGATGTCTTATTCTTGCCTTTTGCATCTTAACTAATTGAACTTATCTCATTGTGAGGCAGATCAACATGAgagtctgcagtgttttcagtgctTCATCACCTTCTGTAATGCCAAAGCCAAGGAGAGACACATGAGGAAGAGTCATCGGGACCAgtacaaacagcagctgcagcaggtaaaACTTTAAgaaatcttcttttttctttttttttttttgagaattgCAGCTGCAGTATGAAGTTGGATGCTGTACATATTACAGGCCAACCAATACTGGATTTTGTGGttgatatcaatatttgagaattaagaaaaaatatataggtaaaattttcataatttttgtCATATATATTAGCAGACATTtgtgatcaacagaaaaataattgaaaagaATCCCCTCAGTTTTGTCATGAAAGAATTGCAATCAAGCTATTTAATGTATGGGACAATGTATATGTGAGGGAAACACTATTTCTAAATTACATGAAACAAAGTGTTGGCTTTGATAAGTGACATTTGatctttgtctttcttcagTTGACAATTGTTAACACAAAAGcactaaattattttttcctttttttctgctcatCATTTTGCAGACTAATACAATCTTCCTTTGCTACAAATGTGACaagtccttctcctcctctgacgACCTCACCCAGCACCAGGCCACCcacaacacagaggagaagcCCTTCCGCTGTGCTCACTGCAAGAAAAACTTCTTTACCTTCACTGAGGTGAGGGTGCAGCAGGCTACATTAGCCTTTTTATTGATCTTGGGAAATGGTGGATCAATTGTTTATTGTCTCTGATGACTGTTAAATGTTTTGCAGCTGAACAAACACAGACGATATGAGTGCATAGAACGACGGTGTCCCTGCAGGGACTGTGGCGCCTTGTTCCCCAGTCCTTCAAGACTTCGCAGCCATCGTATTGCAGTGCACCCCCAGCGCCCGGTAGTGGCAGATGACATCAACACCTACCAATGCTGCAAATGTAGTCGTGGTTTCCTGACAGAAGAAGAGCTCCTGCAGCACCAGGAGACATACGCTAGTAATCTAAACTGTGATGTTAAACCACCGGGCAAAAAACGTGGCCGTAAACCAAAGTATGCAGCTCAATTAGGGACGATTGAAACCGAGGTCAAacaagaagagggagaaggatATGATGACTCAACAACAGAGGGGTGCCCCTCCAATGAGCTGCAAACAGAGCTCAAGATTCCTTGTTCTGAAGCAGATTGTGACCTCGTATTTCCTTCTGTTACAGCCCTGAGGGCACACAAAAGGGACAAGCATGGGCCTCCCCCTTGTACtggcaaaaaaaacagcctTAAACTTTGAGCAACCTTAAACTGTATTTGATCTACTGTTTGAACATATAGCCGACAGTTTTTCAGTTGAGCACCTATGGGAGGGTGTCTTGAAGTGCATCAGCAAGGACAATGTGCTGTAAATCAATGATGCAGCTGTGAATCAATGTTGCAGCTGCAGGCCGTCTGATAGGAGATAATGACAGTTTCTCACATCATCGTAATCTCTCCCCACCAATTTTTGTTTGTGAGTCCTTTTTATTCACTGAAATTTCCACCACAGCCCTCGCAAGGGTCACATGCACAGAGTGTAATGACACCTACACTCAGCCTGAGCAGCTCAAAGATCACACGGCCCAGGCTCACCACTCTGGATACAACTTACCCACCAGAACACCCACAATGAGCACTGCAGGAGAGGAGGTAGCAGAACAAAGATATTATATGAGGGAAAGACATCATCCTACATCATTCAGTTAAATGATTGTCAGAGTATTTGTATAATTTTCTCTGTAGTGTAGGTAGAAGATTTATACGTGAATATTTTAGGGTGAGAGTTTTTGCAGCAAGGTTATGTAACAATATTGAATTATGGAGGTTGTTTCTGGAATGCCTTTTTTTCCAAATGCTTTCAAAAGACATCTTATACTTGTGAATAAAACTCTGTACCAATCTGTATATAATTATGATTAATGTCCACTATGAGCAATTGTCACAAGGGCCTTTTTGCTGATCCAATTACCTCTGTTATATCTGAAAGTTTTATAGTCATTGTAGAGTAACTAGCTGATTCTCCCTCAAATGTTTGggaatgttttgtatttaactGTACTATTTCATTGTGAGGAAAACTTATAAAGATGACAATTACATGTTGAATGTAAGgccaaaacataataaaatccATATCCAATTAATAGGCCAGGGTGTGGTGGAAACTCTTATTTagaagtgaacaaataaaagatgaatcaCAAAAGGTTATCTTTGTGCAATTTAATAAAGTGGTATAACACTAAGTGAAGCGTAAACAGTCAATCAATTTCAGCTGAAAGATAAGAGCTCATACACAAGGTAGTTCTGAGTGAGACGGAAACCGAGCCTCAGATAATGTCACAGTTTATAGACAACAAAGATAGTGACTAAAAATGGGGAGGTTAGTACACAAAGTCCAAATGGCCAAACGGCCTTGAAAGTATCTTCAGTACCTATGTAGAACTGATTAAGTGTCACGAGAACCAAAAATCATATTATGTTGACACAGTTTCCTGCAAATCAGCTGAGGTCAACACTAACtctaattaatattttttttactacacAGGGTATGGGACTTGAATGATGTAATCTTGAAGTCTtgaatgtctctttccagaagtAAATAATTGTTGAAGTAAACAATATTTACAGTACGTTTCCTTCGCTGTCACTTTGTGAATGAATGTACGTATGGGTGAATGAGAGGCAAACCTTAAAGTGCTATTTCAATGCAGCCATTTAACTGTACTGGTTGACAATTTTTACTTTCTGTGTAAACTATAGATGTAaggaatgttttcatttttgaggCCTGTTTCTGACAGTTGTTTTTAGAATAATCTAATGCCATAATTCTGACAGGAATTACTACCACTTGCGACTACAGTTATAAAATTGGAAGAATCACCGAAAGGAACGAGTAGCATCAAGAAAAATAGTAACAATAAACTAGCTGCTTGAATGTtactttcaaatgttttatttcattttaagatGGGACACAAACAAATAGTGACAGCTGCCTATCGCTGTTCTACTGCGTCTAAATGTATCAATATGTAATAATGCTGTGGTAGATTATGTTTTTGTCCTCTaaagaaatactgtatattcaacaagatttttttaatgattaacaAACAACTCTTAATTGAAATGGCTTTGTAGGCCACTAACATTGGAATATACATATGACTAAACATTTAACCATTTAAAAGATGTGTACAGAAATtgtgctcaaacacacacaaaaaaattgtcAAGATGTTAGATTTATtgttaaaacactgaatataatTGATTTTTGTCTATACTATCCAGtggtgtaatgtaatgtattacattACACCACTGTAACTGTAATTTATTAcattgtatttccattttctgctattttatcacattttgagAGAAATATTGTATACTTTACTATACTGCATTAATTTCACAGGTAGTATTGTGCAGTTTATAAAGATTTACAAAGGCCTATAAAACATAtatcaattaataaaatatgCTGTATTGTTATAGATTTAAATACCCAGAACATAAACTGTTAAATTGAGCTATAAAATTATAACTAATTGCGGCATTCTGTATAATTAGTATTTGGATACATAAATAATATGTTTTGCTATAATTTGtacattaatatattttatattactgcttttatttaagATCTGAATACTTTGTCCACCACTGGTACGATCATAATGTGACATCTGGGTTTTTAACCTTTTTCCAATTTATACACAAAAAATATCCAACCATTTATACTTTTTTTACTCACTtcttttgtgagtgtgtgtgttttctgtactAAACACAGTCAAAACAATTCACGTCATATATAACAcatataacaacaacaaagagaaagcAGTGCCTAAGggaaaagaacaaataaataaataaaaagatgtcCCACAGTCATTTGACattcaacagaaataaaatgaggagattaataaatgtaaaaacaaaatgtagaggtataaatgtgttttgcatTGTTCTACACCAGCGACGTCGCCCAGTGTCTCGAAACATGGGCGTGCTTGGCCGGAGAAGTTCGttttcccatgatgcacctgTGGTTCCTTTCTATCTCGCGCCCTTGCGTCGGCGCAGTCCATCTTGCCTCGCTCATATCGCTGCTGTCACCCTCTGCCAGCGCGCCGTCCGTGTTGTTGTAGTAAATAATGGCGGCATCGGGAGGCGGATTATCATCTCCCGCTACTGTCGCGGGCTTGGGCACCCAAGGGGTTGCCAAGGCTCGTTTCCCTGGTCGGCCGTGCTCGGCTCGCAGCAGGCTGCGGTCGGAGAAACGTACCAGACGCGGAAGGTTGGGCTCGGACGATGGGGAGCTGGCTGCCGGAGGGCCAAGGCCCGTCAACATCGGCCTTGCGTTGAGCGAGGACCCGTCCCTGCTGCGCCTGCTCGGGGTGGCGGAGAAGCACAGCCGGCAGAGAGATGTTGGATTCGAGTCGAGCAACAGTGAGGAGGTGAATAAGCTAACTGTAGCATGTCAGCTACACGGGTGACAAAACGCCTTATACGACACACAAATCCCTTTCGTTTAAAAGGATGACATTTAAAACGGCTTGTTTGTTACTTACTAAAGTATGGGAGCTAACACAGAGCTAGTTAGCGGTAGCTTGGAAACACTAACTCCAAAATAGGCATTGTAGCTAACCGTCTGCCTGCAGGGTATACTTCAGATGGGTGTATATTTCCAGTCTGGTTGTTTATGCAGATTTTAGTAACGTTAGTTTGTCGTCTGTTTTGAAATGTCATATGAATGCTAAGTAgcaacatccacacacacacacacacacacacactcgggtCAATGTCTGTCCAGCTGAGTTTGTTTGCATGGAATGAGCATGAGGCGGAAACTTTGGCGGTATGATAACAATCGcgggtgtttttttgttgtggaAACCGGTAGATGTCTTTGTCTGTTCATCCGTAGATACGGTTCATCTCGAGTTGAACTTCCCACACGGTGCTGACATCCACAGACTGCTAATGTTGTCGTAATTAAAACGTTGGCGCTGCTAAGTTGCGGTTCACACTCTCCACGTTGGAGCGGTCAGCTGACTGCTCGGTGTTTTAAACGTCAGCTAACGTGGGATGCAACGGAAAGGGGAAACACAAACGTTATCTATACGTGTTAATAAGCCAAAAGCTTCATTTAGACCTTTAATATGACAAATCTTGCCCAGGACAGTGTCTTTGTTTACAAACACTCATACTTCCCGTCATGCACATCTCCCCTTCATTATTCAGATGGTGGTAAAGATTCAGGAATCTTTGAGGAGGAATCCAAGCTTTTCCTGACTTTTACTTAAGGTTGAactattttaaagaaaaagcatagttttctgtttattgtctACATGCTGCAACAGATGTTGATTCAAGCTCGATCACTTGTTTACATAGACTTTGACACAGATGAGTTATTTAAAAGTACAAATTATGATGGGTAACACGCTTGATCAAGTCATGTATGAGAGTGTCCAGGGGCACTGACAATTAGGGATGTAAATATTAAGCAGTTTCCCTAATCTATGGTCGGCTGCTTTAACAATTgattatcagttaatcattaataaaatatcaaatatgctagatgtttttttattagacGACTCctttaaccactgacatgatctatgcTCAATGTAAAATCAGAGTAGGCTACAGtaggagttaaaagaacagataaagtaaacaccaaGCTACTTCAATTATAAATGAAGtgactcaaaataatgactttattttaattgcGGTGCTCCCGTCTTTGACTGCTCATGTGTCGTGGTCCAATAAAATCCAACATATTGAGGctactaaatggctaaaatatAGTAATATCAGATTGTATagaatgtctttttgtttttttttaaatcacaaattacttgtgtttttattaaatacaatttcttatacctttttgttttgtattttattttgatatatttgataaaCAGGtgtttgtaatttgtaacaaaatattttttgatgtatttgtgcccattTCTGATTGTCTGTTAAAAGAAATCGAAACGGCAATTTATCAATTAATGATTAACCATTAACATCCTTATTGAGGATGAATACTAATGAAGCCAAGGTGAAAGTTAAGATGTCCagtaatttttattttacattcagtGGAATATTCAACATTACAAATGCCTAGAAATCCAGTCACAAAATTGAAATGGTATTGTGTGTAGGCTCATTCATAATGAGACATAAATATTATACAGCAAACAACAAGAGAGGAATTGAATCTGCCACACTGTGAAGAAGCCAGTGTCTTAGATATTATTAATTTCTCAGGTGATCTCCTTTTAGCTCCGGCCAGACAGGATGATGGTAATGATGTAATCCCAAATTGGATTTTATCATATTATTTAATCTCCAGAGCAGGGGCTTTAGTTTCTGACATCAGTCGGACTTCACTGATGCAATCCCTTTAGCGTGGACTGAAACAGAATCACATGGCCCATACTAAAGCCTGTGGGTGCTGCTCAACTGGAGCAGCACACGTCACTGAGTGCCTCACACACTCATGTGCTCAGCAGTGCTTTTGAATAGACACAAGGGGAGTTTCATTGCTGACAAATCTAGAGAGTTGTTATTTCGCACACACAAAGATGGATGTGAGTAATTAGCAGTCAATTTGAAGCGTGCTTTTGATCGGCTGTAGTGTGCAATCTTTGCATATAAGGTATACgtgtgtatgaatgaatgagagGAAGCTGGGGGCTGATTGTGCTCTAAAGGACCTAATTAAACTTTTGCAGAGATGGAGTTTGAATATTTCCAGCACTTGGCTGTGAAATATCACTCTTTTAGGGGAGAATCTGGCTGAAATGCTCAATTTCACCTGATCTTGAGTGCTACACTCCTGATGTATCAAACATTGCTGTGTATCTCACTGAAAATTAGGCATGTGCAGAGGGATGCTGCGCAGAAAAGATTCTGCTGAGTTATTTTTTGTGGTTGACTCATAGATTGAAAACCAAAATCTGCTGTATTGGGTACCTCAGCAAAATACTGATGCAACAttggagaaagagaagaaagcagGGCTCTGATGCCGAGCCATATTTTCAACAGGGCTGATAACTGATAACCAAATGATGAACTCAGAAGTGGGCgagaaataaattattaaaagtCTTTATTGAAAAGCACAAAATTATTTTTGCATAATGTTGTTTGAAACACAATACTaagtaattaaatgtttaattatctTCATTACCACTTTCACTGCAGCTCTCCGTGTTATTGAAATGATGGATATTTAAGATATGGTCTGTAATaattttatgttcattttcatgtcTGTTGTGTATAGATGTCCATTCCTAACTGTTGCTTAAGCTTCAAGCTATATAATGCTATAGCTATGTGTTTGTGGTCTGTAGCAGGCAATGTGAAGCGCACCTACAGGTGTTTTCTTCAACATATCTAGTTGAAGCAATTCTTTTATTATAGCCATGTAACATATTTACGTGTGTTTTTCTCCAGGAGGAAGATTTTGCTGGATTTGGGACCACAAAAGCTCATCCACAGAAGACTTCAAGGACTGCATCTCAGTCGACATTACACAGCGACGCGAAGTCTCCCCAAGTTTCAGACCATTCTCTGGCTGCAAAGCCTCTCATTGGAAAAATTATACCCAAAAACCCAAAACCGGCTCTGATTGGGAAAATTGTACCAAGAATCTCTAAAGAAGGCCATGGTGTCAAAGACAGCAcagtaaaagacaaagaaatccCCAAAATGGTAATTAAACTGCATGGCAAGCAGGTAGCGCTCGCTGCAAAAGTCAAACATGCAGACGGGCAGGTCTCACGGAGACAGACCAGTAAAAGATCAGTTGACTTTATCAGGAAAGCAGGAAAATCAGCAGACTCGGGCAGCACACAAAGCCAAACAGCCACTACCTCAGCTGGTGGCACCAGGCAAGATAAGCTAGTGAGCCCTCTGACAGCACTCAAGGGTGCAGGAAGAGCTTCCAAGGTCAAAGAACAAGGTGAAGTGTCAGAGGACTCCGACACAGACCAATCCCTGCCAAAGAGGTCTGTGAAACGCATG
It contains:
- the LOC141010526 gene encoding zinc finger Y-chromosomal protein 1-like isoform X2 — protein: MYSNSSRNCRFELHVVGSVSESISIEMFKIEQVIVGGEKRSTSAEIKSEPPVVPLQSYQHESLQCFQCFITFCNAKAKERHMRKSHRDQYKQQLQQTNTIFLCYKCDKSFSSSDDLTQHQATHNTEEKPFRCAHCKKNFFTFTELNKHRRYECIERRCPCRDCGALFPSPSRLRSHRIAVHPQRPVVADDINTYQCCKCSRGFLTEEELLQHQETYASNLNCDVKPPGKKRGRKPKYAAQLGTIETEVKQEEGEGYDDSTTEGCPSNELQTELKIPCSEADCDLVFPSVTALRAHKRDKHGPPPCTGKKNSLKL
- the LOC141010526 gene encoding zinc finger protein 629-like isoform X1; this encodes MMHFLVCVQQQCVPVLQLHVVGSVSESISIEMFKIEQVIVGGEKRSTSAEIKSEPPVVPLQSYQHESLQCFQCFITFCNAKAKERHMRKSHRDQYKQQLQQTNTIFLCYKCDKSFSSSDDLTQHQATHNTEEKPFRCAHCKKNFFTFTELNKHRRYECIERRCPCRDCGALFPSPSRLRSHRIAVHPQRPVVADDINTYQCCKCSRGFLTEEELLQHQETYASNLNCDVKPPGKKRGRKPKYAAQLGTIETEVKQEEGEGYDDSTTEGCPSNELQTELKIPCSEADCDLVFPSVTALRAHKRDKHGPPPCTGKKNSLKL